A single Saccopteryx bilineata isolate mSacBil1 chromosome 9, mSacBil1_pri_phased_curated, whole genome shotgun sequence DNA region contains:
- the COMTD1 gene encoding catechol O-methyltransferase domain-containing protein 1, translating into MSREAARWRSRPQLRGQNRDKAEQEGPQGPSAVRLKPKQVTLPPLPPAHAMIQPMPRLSVPAALALGSAALGAAFATGLFLGRWCPPWRSPREKRLLPPEDNPLWQYLLSRSLREHPALRSLRLLTLEQPKGDSMMTCEQAQLLANLARLIKAKKALDLGTFTGYSALALALALPPAGRVVTCEVNPGPPELGRPLWRQAEEEHKIDLRLKPALETLDELLDAGEAGTFDMAVVDADKENCTAYYERCLQLLRPGGILAVLSVLWRGEVLQPQPRDLETQCVRNLNERILRDARVHISLLPLGDGLTLAFKI; encoded by the exons ATGAGCCGTGAGGCCGCCAGATGGAGGTCAAGGCCGCAGCTCCGAGGCCAGAACCGGGACAAGGCGGAACAAGAAGGGCCCCAGGGTCCGAGTGCGGTCCGGCTAAAACCTAAGCAAGTAACCTTGCCACCACTGCCTCCTGCCCACGCTATGATTCAGCCCATGCCCAGGCTCTCTGTGCCCGCCGCGCTGGCCCTGGGATCGGCCGCCCTGGGAGCTGCCTTCGCTACCGGCCTTTTCCTGG GGAGATGGTGCCCTCCATGGCGATCCCCGCGAGAGAAGCGCCTGCTGCCCCCTGAGGACAACCCCCTGTGGCAGTATCTGCTGAGCCGCTCCTTGCGGGAGCATCCGGCGCTGCGCAGCCTGCGGCTG CTGACTCTGGAGCAGCCGAAGGGGGATTCCATGATGACCTGTGAGCAGGCCCAGCTTCTGGCCAACCTGGCGCGGCTCATTAAGGCCAAGAAGGCACTGGACCTGG GCACTTTCACAGGCTACTCAGCCCTAGCATTGGCCCTGGCACTGCCCCCCGCTGGGCGCGTGGTGACCTGCGAGGTGAACCCGGGGCCCCCGGAGCTGGGGCGGCCCCTGTGGCGGCAG GCTGAAGAGGAGCACAAGATCGACCTTCGGTTGAAGCCCGCCCTGGAAACCCTGG ATGAGCTCCTGGACGCGGGCGAGGCTGGCACCTTCGACATGGCCGTGGTGGACGCCGACAAGGAGAACTGCACCGCCTACTACGAGCGGTGCCTGCAGCTGCTGCGGCCAGGAGGCATCCTCGCTGTCCTCAGT GTACTATGGCGAGGGGAAGTGTTGCAACCCCAACCGCGAGACCTGGAAACCCAGTGCGTGCGAAACCTGAACGAGCGCATCCTGCGGGACGCCAGGGTCCACATCAGCCTTCTGcccctgggcgacggcctcacctTAGCCTTCAAAATCTAA